The genome window CGATATCAAAACATCTGCCTTTGACAACGTAGCCGGAAAAGTTATCCTCTTTCCGCAATTTGTCTAGACAGGAGGTCAGTTGAAACTCGCCTCGCTCGCGAAGACTATGGGAGATGTTCTCTTCGAGGTAGTCGAAAATTTTTGGGGTCAACACATACATGCCGAACACCGTCAGGAATTCATCTGGGTCCAACCCTTCTACCTGAAGATGCTGTCGAGCATACTCAACATCGGGTTTTTCGTAGAATTCTGTTATTGAAAGAATTGTATCCGGCTGTTGCCAATTGCCGGTCACACACCCAAAGTTGTGGATCTGGCCTGAAGGTGTAGCTTTCAACCCAACCACACTATGCTCCACCCGTTCATATACATCCAGAATCTGCCGTGCACACGAAACCTGATTATCAGAGGTATAGAGATGGTCTCCCAGCATCAGCAAAAACGGTTCGCCATTGACCCATTCTCGTGCACAAAAGACAGCGTGTCCGAATCCCTCCTGAACATCTTGGGTCACAAACGTGACTCGCTGTCCTAGGTCCATCAGATACTGGGAATACTCCTGATCTTCCTGCGGCAGCTTATTGAAATTCTCAATCAGTGGAGGCGTCTTGAAAAATCGTTCAAAGAGTTCGCGGTCTCTGCCTTGCACAACAAGGCAAACCTCTTCGATACCGGCATGGATTGCTTCTTCAACTATTGCCATGATAACCGGCTTCGGTTTGCCGGATTGATCAATGATAGGGAAAAGTTCTTTCTTTATCGCCTTTGATGCTGGAAATAGACGGGTGCCAAAACCCGCGGCGGGAATCACCGCTTTTCGCACACGCCGCCCTGCCTGAATAACCAGTTTCAGACAGGACATCTTCAGATCTCGTTCGATGACTTCGATAGCCTTCTGCTGGCTTTCCTGATCCTTAACGATAAATTGTGCGGTGCCGTCTCCTTGCGAACCGACACCTTTCCCACCGAGTATATATGGCTGAATAGGATCGTAATTGAGAACTTTATGCAGCATAGGCGCTGTGAGTTCCGACGGACAGGCAGGTTGAACGTACTTATCAAATTCCGCCTGTGCCTTTTTCATCAATTTCCCGATCTCCACTGCATCGCCTTGATGTAATGCTTTGTATGCTTCATGCGTTATCCCTGTGCTGATTGGACCGAGATATTTTTGGACATTCCTTTGCATTTCGTCTTCGGCAAAGGGATAACAGTGATTGAGCCTGTTAAGTATCAGCCGCGTATCCTTGCCCGCTCCCAGATCGACGATGACGAAGTGTAAGTCTTGCGACACGTGCCGTCAAAGATCATCATAATGGGTCGATTGCCGTAAGCGCAGCCTTGATCCATCCGCCCGCAACGCGAAGGTGTGGTAATCTCACCGATGTAAGCGTATTCCATTTCGCCGCGGACAGTCATCTTCAAATCATAGATTCGATTGAAGGCACGAGCGACAAGGACGCAGGTTGCAGCACTGGATGAAAGCCCCTTCTTTGCAGGGAGATCGGTCAGGTAGTTGTCGATCTCAAGCCCATGTACCTGATAGTGCGTCAGAATCTGGTAGGCGACGCCAGCAGCATAACTAAAAAAGCTGCCCTTTTGTGCTTCGGCGAGGAGCGCCTCGCTTTCCATGGGCACTTCAAACGGGTCCATACGTGTGCCATCGCTGAGGGTGGCCCGTAGAATCAGTTTGGTTGGGTGGGAACTGACCTCGGCATGAAGCCCCTGATTGGTACTAGCGATGATTGCGTAACCCTTCTCTAAGTCGGCGTTGGTGCGACGGTGGCCGCCCGCCCAATCGGTATGTTCACCAAAGAGGCAGATGCGGCCTGGCACAAAAATCTTCATGGTTCGGGCTCCGGTTCTTATAATCTCCCTTGGTGCAATAATAGCGTGATACAATTAGGTTCTGCTGGCATTTGACAGATTNNNNNNNNNNNNNNNNNNNNNNNNNNNNTACCAGCCGACCGCATAACCATCCCGTCGTGGATCTGAGCCGCCGATGAGTGCGTTTGAGTCGGGGATAATCTGAATTGCCTGCGCGCTGCCGGGGCCATCCCAATCTCCCAAAATCCGGAGGTCATGCCCGCGTTGGGCGAGTCCATTGCGGACATCTTCAGGAAACCGTCCTTCTAGCTGAAGTGCATCCTCACAGGTGTGGGGTATGGTCGATTCCATCGGATTCTGAAGGTTGCGCCAACGTGGTGCCTCAACAGCTTCCTGCGGCGTCATGCCGAAATCAACGACGTGTGTAATCAACTGGAGATTGGTTTGTACCTGTGTGTCTGCTCCCGGTGTTCCACAGATGAGGAAGGGGTTACCATCCTTTGTCACAATCACAGGGTTCATAGTGTGACGGACTCGCTTGCCGGGCATGAGACAGTTGGGATGGTCTGCCTCAAGAT of Candidatus Poribacteria bacterium contains these proteins:
- a CDS encoding UTP--glucose-1-phosphate uridylyltransferase, giving the protein MSCLKLVIQAGRRVRKAVIPAAGFGTRLFPASKAIKKELFPIIDQSGKPKPVIMAIVEEAIHAGIEEVCLVVQGRDRELFERFFKTPPLIENFNKLPQEDQEYSQYLMDLGQRVTFVTQDVQEGFGHAVFCAREWVNGEPFLLMLGDHLYTSDNQVSCARQILDVYERVEHSVVGLKATPSGQIHNFGCVTGNWQQPDTILSITEFYEKPDVEYARQHLQVEGLDPDEFLTVFGMYVLTPKIFDYLEENISHSLRERGEFQLTSCLDKLRKEDNFSGYVVKGRCFDI